In Tubulanus polymorphus chromosome 2, tnTubPoly1.2, whole genome shotgun sequence, a single window of DNA contains:
- the LOC141899255 gene encoding fatty-acid amide hydrolase 1-like, translating into MTLLSAVAFCKRHLGDDSEEARKGRIILSSLLLGGAAVKTSMTIYSRYLMYSLRKSKVEQASNSKNELISIVKQPNEDTERITNLSIMELVEKLQNEELKPEMVLAAYQAKALDVDKQLNCVTEPVTGARNDARHLDATDKAKGPMYGIPISIKDNIALKGYDCTKGLSMNINHPMPNDCVLVEVLKKQGAIPFMKTNIPQTLMSYQCSNPIFGRTKNLYKSDYSPGGSSGGEAALISAGGSIIGIGTDIGGSIRIPAHMSGICGIKSSVYRLSLKGNDEGWKKYALFCPATGFLSRDMDGIILAMRSVLVPMMFELDPNTVPLPFNEEMFSSKQSLRIGYYTYDGFIHATPACERAVLIAKEALERKGHKLVPWTPPRVEHAYDLIMNGYFGDGAKTLFTGLENDKIDAKLAPSYYLMKMIPEKLRSYMGYIVGLFSPKLGKILRTGLDASTVHDWWLISKDRMNFVEEVLNHWSDNRLDAVICPGFAVPAVPYGLTITFLCAYTALYNLLDFPAGTVPVTRVSAQDIEQLATKYSTPDFVHKQLKKLCEDTEGLPVGVQVVSTRWKEELCLRLMKEIEDDLKSQ; encoded by the exons ATGACTTTGTTATCCGCTGTGGCATTTTGCAAAAGACATTTAGGAGATGACTCTGAGGAGGCTAGAAAAGGACGGATTATCCTGAGCAGCCTTCTGTTAGGTGGAGCAGCTGTCAAAACCTCAATGACAATATACAGCAGATATCTGATGTACAGCTTACGAAAATCCAAAGTAGAACAAGCTTCGAATTCTAAAAATGAGCTTATCAGCATTGTGAAACAG CCTAATGAAGACACTGAAAGAATAACAAACTTGTCAATTATGGAACTCGTTGAAAAACTGCAGAACGAAGAGCTAAAACCAGAAATGGTTTTAGCCGCTTACCAGGCGAAG GCACTTGATGTCGACAAACAACTCAACTGCGTTACAGAACCAGTCACGGGTGCCAGG AACGATGCTAGACACCTTGATGCAACTGATAAAGCGAAAGGACCGATGTATGGCATCCCCATTAGCATCAAAGATAATATTGCACTGAAG GGATATGATTGCACAAAAGGTTTATCCATGAATATTAATCATCCGATGCCAAATGATTGCGTTCTGGTCGAG GTACTGAAAAAACAAGGTGCCATTCCATTTATGAAAACCAATATTCCTCAGACATTGATGAG CTACCAATGTAGTAATCCTATATTTGGAAGAACAAAGAATCTATACAAATCAGATTACTCTCCTGGAGGATCATCGGGTGGAGAGGCTGCCCTTATATCTGCTGGTGGATCAATTATTGGCATTGGAACTGATATTGGTGGTAGTATAAGAATTCCAGCTCATATGAGTGGTATCTGTGGAATTAAGTCCAGTGTTTATAGATTAAG TTTGAAAGGAAATGATGAAGGTTGGAAAAAATATGCTCTGT TTTGCCCTGCTACTGGTTTCTTAAGTCGAGATATGGATGGAATTATACTAGCTATGCGATCGGTATTAGTTCCTATGATGTTCGAACTGGACCCAAACACTGTTCCATTACCTTTCAATGAAGAAATGTTTAGCAGTAAACAATCATTAAGAATTGGATATTATACGTATGATGGTTTCATTCACGCTACTCCAGCGTGTGAGCGAGCTGTATTAATTGCTAAAGAAGCACTTGAACGAAAAGGACATAAA CTGGTACCATGGACACCACCAAGAGTTGAGCATGCTTATGATTTAATTATGAATGGATATTTTGGTGATGGCGCAAAAACTCTTTTTACTGGATT agaaaatgATAAGATTGATGCAAAACTAGCCCCAAGCTATTACTTAATGAAGATGATACCCGAAAAGCTAAGAAGTTATATGGGATACATCGTTGGGCTATTT TCTCCTAAGCTTGGCAAAATATTGAGAACTGGATTAGATGCAAG TACTGTTCATGATTGGTGGTTAATTAGCAAAGACCGAATGAACTTCGTTGAAGAAGTACTCAACCATTGGTCAGACAACCGCTTGGATGCAGTCATTTGCCCTGGTTTTGCAGTTCCTGCTGTTCCATATGGATTGACTATAACAT TTCTGTGTGCGTATACTGCTTTGTATAATTTGCTGGATTTCCCTGCTGGAACAGTGCCAGTTACACGAGTATCTGCACAAGACATAGAACAATTAGCCACCAAATATTCCACTCCTGATTTTGTCCACAAACAACTGAAGAAG CTTTGCGAAGATACAGAGGGATTACCTGTCGGTGTTCAAGTTGTATCAACACGATGGAAAGAAGAGCTGTGCTTGAGGCTCATGAAAGAAATTGAAGATGATCTCAAATCACAATAA